A stretch of Clostridia bacterium DNA encodes these proteins:
- a CDS encoding argininosuccinate synthase, translating into MKKVVLAYSGGLDTSIIISWLKENYGYEVIAVAGDVGQGKELSGLKEKAIATGASKIYIEDLREEYVEDFIWPTLRAGAVYEHKYLLGTATARPVIAKRLVEIAEQEGAEAICHGCTGKGNDQVRFELTIKALNPDLKIIAPWRIWDIKSRDEAIEYAKERNIPVPVTKENNYSMDRNIWHLSHEGMDLEDPWNEPKDDLYHICTTPEKAPDKPTYITIDFEKGNPVAIDGEKMSGLDLLTKLNELGAANGVGIDDIVENRLVGMKSRGVYENPGGRILYTAHQELEYICLDRDTMHYKELVSARYAELVYFGKWYSNLRIALQSFVDETQKRVTGTVRIKLYKGNCTVAGTKSPFSLYSEELATFNEDEVYNQKDSEGFINLFGLPLKVQAILDKKNKEFQK; encoded by the coding sequence ATGAAAAAAGTTGTACTTGCCTATTCTGGTGGATTGGATACATCCATCATTATCTCTTGGCTCAAAGAAAACTATGGTTATGAAGTGATTGCCGTTGCTGGTGATGTAGGACAGGGAAAAGAGCTGTCAGGATTGAAAGAAAAAGCCATCGCAACGGGAGCAAGCAAAATTTATATTGAAGATTTGCGTGAAGAATATGTTGAAGACTTTATCTGGCCCACGCTACGAGCTGGAGCAGTATATGAGCATAAATACCTTTTGGGCACGGCTACTGCTAGACCCGTCATCGCAAAACGTTTGGTGGAGATTGCTGAGCAAGAAGGCGCTGAGGCGATTTGCCATGGCTGCACCGGAAAAGGCAATGACCAAGTGCGTTTTGAGTTGACTATCAAGGCTCTTAACCCAGACCTAAAGATTATTGCGCCATGGCGTATTTGGGATATTAAGTCTAGAGATGAAGCCATCGAGTATGCTAAGGAAAGAAATATTCCTGTTCCAGTAACCAAGGAAAACAATTACTCTATGGATAGAAATATCTGGCATTTATCTCACGAAGGAATGGATTTGGAAGATCCTTGGAATGAACCGAAGGATGACCTATACCATATCTGTACTACCCCAGAGAAAGCACCAGACAAACCTACCTACATTACCATCGATTTTGAAAAGGGTAATCCGGTTGCTATTGATGGTGAGAAGATGTCAGGTTTGGACCTACTTACTAAGCTAAATGAGCTGGGTGCTGCCAATGGTGTTGGCATAGACGATATCGTAGAAAATCGTTTGGTGGGCATGAAATCTCGTGGCGTTTATGAGAATCCAGGTGGCCGCATTCTTTATACAGCACACCAAGAGTTAGAATACATTTGCTTAGACCGTGACACGATGCACTACAAGGAATTGGTGTCTGCGCGCTATGCGGAGTTGGTTTACTTTGGAAAATGGTATTCTAATTTAAGAATAGCATTGCAATCTTTTGTAGATGAGACACAAAAACGTGTAACGGGAACGGTTCGCATCAAGCTTTACAAGGGCAACTGCACCGTAGCAGGAACCAAGTCACCGTTTTCTCTCTACAGTGAAGAGCTTGCTACCTTCAATGAAGATGAGGTATACAATCAGAAGGATTCTGAAGGGTTTATCAACCTCTTCGGTCTGCCTCTTAAGGTACAAGCTATTCTAGATAAGAAAAACAAGGAATTCCAAAAGTAG
- the argF gene encoding ornithine carbamoyltransferase — protein MSITDFASALNGRDFLALYDYTPEELGYLLDLGDWLKKMHKEGKPHKLLEGKTLGMIFQKSSTRTRVSFEAGMVQLGGYPMFLSANDLQMGRGEPIKDTARVLSRFIDGIMIRTYKHSDVEELAQFADIPVINGLTDSLHPCQVMADLMTIREHKGMNLKGVKMTYIGDGNNMAHSLMVGGAKMGMDVVIASPSGYSPEETFVNQAKEVAEKTGGSVLITPDIELASKDADVMYADVWASMGQEEEAKERMAALSSYQINDELLKKAAKDVIVMHCLPAHRGEEVTDSVLEGPHSVIFDEAENRMHAQKAVLAALM, from the coding sequence ATGAGTATAACTGATTTTGCAAGTGCCTTGAATGGCCGTGACTTTCTAGCGCTATATGACTACACTCCAGAGGAACTAGGGTATCTGCTGGATTTAGGTGACTGGCTAAAGAAGATGCATAAAGAAGGAAAACCCCATAAGCTATTAGAAGGAAAAACCCTAGGAATGATTTTTCAGAAAAGTTCAACACGTACTCGTGTTTCTTTTGAAGCCGGTATGGTGCAACTGGGTGGATACCCGATGTTTTTATCGGCCAATGATTTACAGATGGGCCGTGGAGAACCGATTAAAGATACGGCACGTGTGCTTTCTAGATTTATCGATGGCATTATGATTCGTACCTACAAACATTCTGATGTGGAAGAGTTGGCCCAGTTCGCTGATATACCAGTAATCAATGGTCTAACGGACAGCCTGCACCCTTGCCAAGTAATGGCAGATCTAATGACCATTCGCGAGCATAAGGGTATGAATTTGAAGGGTGTGAAGATGACCTATATCGGCGATGGCAATAATATGGCCCATTCCTTGATGGTAGGTGGAGCTAAGATGGGCATGGATGTAGTTATAGCCTCCCCATCTGGTTATAGCCCGGAAGAAACTTTTGTAAACCAGGCTAAGGAAGTGGCCGAAAAAACCGGAGGTAGTGTTTTGATTACCCCGGATATTGAACTGGCATCCAAAGATGCGGATGTAATGTATGCAGACGTATGGGCTTCCATGGGACAAGAGGAAGAAGCAAAAGAGCGAATGGCGGCACTTTCTAGTTACCAAATCAATGATGAATTATTGAAAAAGGCAGCTAAAGATGTTATCGTGATGCATTGCTTGCCTGCTCACCGTGGCGAAGAAGTGACTGATTCAGTTCTAGAGGGTCCTCATTCGGTGATTTTTGATGAAGCAGAAAATCGCATGCATGCTCAGAAAGCAGTTCTAGCAGCGCTAATGTAG
- a CDS encoding aspartate aminotransferase family protein, which produces MSNQSIKQMGEQYVMNTYGRFPAAMVRGQGSKLYDADGKEYIDFLGGIAVTLLGHANPVLTKAITKQAETLLHCSNYYWIEPQNQLAALLCQNSCLDKVFFCNSGAEANEGAIKLARKYSAQKYGEGRHKILTMEKSFHGRTIATLTATGQDHFHKDFLPLIEGFDYVPLNDVAAFKKKVDDSVCAVIFEPIQGEGGVFPLDKQVACEIADYCKKKDILLIADEVQTGLGRTGSLFGHQNLGIEVDIMTLAKALGGGVPIGAFLAKDEVAKSMSPGDHGSTFGGNPLASAAGLAVMQTILEDGFMEQMNATADYFRDQLNKLVDEYSFIKGVRGKGLMLAIELGQDAKPVMQACFQEGLLLATAGTTALRFLPALNITKQEIDEGMQKLADVLSRI; this is translated from the coding sequence ATGAGCAACCAAAGTATTAAACAAATGGGTGAACAATATGTGATGAATACCTACGGCCGATTTCCTGCAGCAATGGTACGGGGCCAGGGTTCTAAGTTGTATGATGCTGATGGAAAAGAGTATATAGATTTTTTAGGGGGGATCGCTGTAACCCTGTTGGGACATGCCAACCCGGTACTTACGAAAGCCATAACAAAACAGGCCGAGACGCTGCTACACTGCTCAAACTATTATTGGATAGAACCGCAAAATCAGTTGGCTGCTCTTCTATGTCAGAATAGTTGTCTGGACAAAGTGTTTTTTTGTAATTCTGGAGCCGAGGCCAATGAAGGTGCCATCAAGCTGGCTCGTAAGTATTCAGCTCAAAAATATGGCGAAGGACGGCATAAGATTCTTACAATGGAAAAATCGTTTCATGGTCGGACCATAGCGACACTTACTGCTACCGGTCAAGACCATTTTCATAAAGATTTTCTACCCTTGATTGAAGGATTCGACTACGTTCCCTTAAATGATGTAGCTGCATTTAAAAAGAAGGTGGATGATAGCGTATGTGCCGTCATTTTTGAACCGATTCAAGGAGAAGGCGGTGTATTTCCGCTAGATAAGCAGGTGGCTTGTGAAATAGCCGATTACTGTAAGAAAAAGGATATTTTACTTATTGCTGACGAGGTGCAAACAGGGCTTGGAAGAACAGGCAGCTTGTTTGGCCACCAGAATCTGGGTATTGAAGTAGATATTATGACCTTGGCCAAAGCGTTAGGTGGTGGAGTTCCCATTGGGGCTTTTCTAGCAAAGGATGAGGTAGCGAAGTCCATGTCTCCTGGAGATCATGGATCGACATTCGGAGGAAACCCACTAGCTAGTGCAGCTGGACTGGCGGTCATGCAAACCATCCTAGAAGACGGATTTATGGAACAGATGAATGCAACAGCAGACTATTTTAGAGACCAATTGAACAAGCTGGTGGATGAATATTCCTTTATTAAGGGTGTGCGTGGAAAAGGATTGATGCTGGCGATTGAACTGGGACAGGATGCCAAACCTGTCATGCAGGCTTGCTTTCAGGAAGGCTTGCTATTGGCAACGGCAGGCACGACAGCACTACGGTTTTTGCCGGCACTGAATATAACGAAGCAAGAGATTGACGAGGGTATGCAGAAACTAGCTGATGTGCTCTCCCGAATATAA
- the argB gene encoding acetylglutamate kinase, with translation MYKAKEKAAILVEALPYIKKFHGKTVVIKYGGNAMINKELKDAVMQDIVLMKYVGMNPVVIHGGGPEINTMLKRVNKVSKFINGLRVTDEEVMEIVEMVLVGKVNKEIVSGIQQNGGRAMGLSGKDGGLITAKKKKYYEKDMDGNQSEIDLGFVGEVESIKASVIREIIAQGYVPVIAPIGISKENETYNINADYVAGKVAEALSADKFVLLTDTEGIYDDRGDEKKFYSSLNVNEVDSLIEEGVINGGMIPKVECCVEAIENGVGRVHIIDGRIPHSILLEIFTTSGIGTMIVK, from the coding sequence ATGTATAAAGCCAAAGAAAAGGCCGCCATCTTGGTGGAAGCCTTACCCTATATTAAGAAATTCCACGGAAAGACTGTGGTTATTAAATACGGCGGTAACGCCATGATTAATAAGGAACTCAAAGATGCTGTAATGCAGGATATCGTATTGATGAAATATGTGGGGATGAATCCTGTGGTGATACATGGTGGCGGTCCTGAAATCAACACGATGCTTAAGAGGGTTAACAAAGTAAGTAAATTCATCAATGGCCTACGGGTAACAGATGAAGAAGTGATGGAAATCGTGGAAATGGTTCTTGTCGGCAAGGTAAATAAGGAAATTGTTTCAGGAATCCAACAAAACGGCGGCAGGGCCATGGGGCTTTCTGGTAAAGATGGTGGCTTGATTACGGCCAAAAAGAAAAAATATTATGAAAAAGATATGGATGGAAACCAAAGCGAAATTGATCTTGGCTTTGTAGGCGAAGTGGAATCGATTAAGGCTTCTGTCATCCGTGAGATTATTGCACAGGGCTACGTTCCGGTCATTGCGCCCATTGGCATCAGCAAAGAAAATGAGACCTACAATATTAATGCAGATTACGTAGCTGGTAAAGTTGCGGAGGCACTATCTGCAGATAAGTTTGTTCTTTTAACGGATACAGAAGGTATTTATGACGATCGTGGAGATGAAAAGAAATTTTATTCTTCACTCAATGTGAACGAAGTAGACTCTTTGATAGAAGAAGGCGTTATCAATGGCGGGATGATTCCCAAAGTGGAATGTTGTGTTGAAGCGATTGAAAATGGAGTAGGAAGAGTACATATTATTGATGGACGTATACCACATTCCATTTTGTTGGAAATCTTTACCACCTCTGGTATTGGAACCATGATCGTGAAATAG
- the argJ gene encoding bifunctional glutamate N-acetyltransferase/amino-acid acetyltransferase ArgJ, which translates to MKDNVENIECNSIPSGSVTSPIGFKASGVHCGLKKVKTDMAIVYSDCPCSLAAVFTKNVVAAAPVLYGREMLTSGRAQAVVVNAGNANACTGEEGYKNAVKTAELAGRELGIDSKLVMVSSTGVIGYQLPMEKIEVGIKKAVAGLSDEGGSDAAQAIMTTDTMKKEIALQLTIDGKQVTLGGMSKGSGMIHPNMATMLGFVTTDANIEAGCLQKMLKEVADKTFNMITVDGDTSTNDSLFCLANGMADNQIIRSESDPAYADFYQALYQVCRYLAVSIAKDGEGATKLVTVEVSGAATETDARTIAKSICGSNLVKTAVFGEDANWGRVLCAAGYSGVQFDPYGVDISMASVAGEIMVAKNGAGIDFSEQEASSILKEKEIIFNVSLREGKAQATAWCCDFSYDYVRINADYRS; encoded by the coding sequence ATGAAAGATAATGTAGAGAATATAGAATGTAATAGTATTCCTTCCGGCAGCGTAACCAGCCCGATTGGCTTTAAAGCATCTGGCGTACATTGCGGATTAAAAAAGGTAAAAACAGATATGGCCATAGTTTATTCAGATTGTCCATGTAGCCTGGCTGCGGTTTTTACCAAGAACGTTGTGGCTGCAGCACCAGTACTGTATGGCCGGGAAATGCTTACGTCAGGTAGGGCCCAAGCTGTGGTGGTGAATGCAGGCAATGCCAATGCTTGTACTGGTGAAGAAGGATATAAAAATGCCGTTAAAACGGCAGAACTGGCAGGACGCGAGCTAGGGATCGATTCCAAATTGGTGATGGTTTCGTCTACTGGGGTAATAGGCTATCAGCTTCCTATGGAAAAAATTGAAGTGGGAATCAAGAAAGCGGTTGCCGGTCTAAGCGATGAGGGCGGTAGTGATGCTGCACAAGCTATCATGACTACTGATACCATGAAAAAAGAGATTGCCCTGCAATTGACGATAGATGGAAAACAAGTAACTCTTGGTGGGATGAGCAAAGGCTCGGGTATGATTCATCCCAATATGGCAACTATGCTGGGCTTTGTGACGACAGATGCTAATATTGAAGCAGGATGTTTGCAAAAAATGTTGAAAGAAGTAGCCGATAAGACATTCAACATGATAACTGTAGACGGGGATACGTCTACCAATGATAGTTTATTCTGCCTAGCCAATGGCATGGCAGATAATCAGATTATTCGATCAGAATCAGACCCAGCGTATGCGGATTTTTATCAAGCGCTCTATCAGGTATGCCGTTATCTTGCTGTGTCCATAGCAAAGGATGGGGAAGGAGCTACCAAATTGGTGACAGTTGAGGTTAGTGGTGCTGCAACCGAGACAGATGCAAGAACGATTGCCAAAAGCATTTGTGGATCCAACTTAGTCAAAACCGCAGTCTTTGGGGAAGATGCCAACTGGGGTCGGGTGCTGTGTGCAGCTGGATATAGTGGCGTTCAGTTTGACCCATATGGTGTAGATATTTCAATGGCTTCTGTTGCTGGAGAAATTATGGTGGCGAAAAATGGAGCTGGTATCGATTTTTCTGAGCAAGAGGCATCTTCTATTTTGAAGGAGAAAGAGATAATTTTTAATGTTTCTTTGCGAGAAGGAAAGGCGCAGGCAACTGCTTGGTGTTGTGATTTTTCGTATGATTATGTTCGCATCAATGCTGACTACAGAAGTTAA
- a CDS encoding N-acetyl-gamma-glutamyl-phosphate reductase, translated as MIKVGIIGATGYTGVELVRILSAHPEAKIVGMSSHSHAGEAFHHIYPDKTGIMEDVLETGDPKKIFDKADVVFLALPHGHAVPVAREGLLQGKPVIDLGADFRFREKDVYEKWYKVEHTGEDILGKARYCLPEINRKDIPGTKIVGNPGCYPTSVILGLSPILRRGWIDPKSVIIDSKSGTSGSGRKLALGSHFCEVNDSIKAYGIATHRHTPEIEEQLSKVAGQDVMVNFTPHLVTMTRGILSTMVANLAEDISQEKLQEAYRESYQSEPFVQVLREGTFPNTKWVYGSNQCHIQIQKDDRTGRVIVVSAIDNLVKGASGQAVQNMNLLFGLEETMGLTMAPMFP; from the coding sequence ATGATTAAGGTAGGAATTATTGGAGCCACTGGTTATACCGGTGTTGAATTAGTTAGAATATTGAGTGCTCATCCAGAGGCAAAGATTGTGGGTATGTCATCACATAGTCATGCAGGTGAAGCGTTTCATCATATATATCCAGACAAAACCGGCATAATGGAAGACGTGCTAGAAACGGGAGACCCTAAGAAAATTTTTGATAAAGCAGATGTAGTTTTCCTTGCATTGCCACACGGCCATGCTGTCCCGGTTGCTCGTGAAGGGCTATTACAGGGGAAACCCGTTATTGATTTGGGAGCGGACTTTCGCTTTAGGGAAAAAGATGTATACGAGAAGTGGTATAAAGTAGAGCATACCGGAGAAGATATCTTGGGAAAGGCTCGCTATTGTTTGCCAGAGATTAATCGGAAAGACATACCCGGAACGAAGATCGTGGGTAACCCTGGTTGCTATCCCACTAGTGTGATCTTGGGTCTATCACCGATACTAAGACGTGGGTGGATTGATCCTAAGAGCGTCATCATTGATTCCAAGTCAGGTACCTCAGGTTCAGGGCGTAAATTGGCGCTTGGTTCACATTTCTGCGAGGTGAATGATTCAATTAAGGCTTATGGTATCGCAACGCACAGGCATACACCTGAAATTGAGGAACAGCTGAGCAAAGTAGCAGGGCAGGATGTAATGGTCAATTTCACACCACATTTGGTGACTATGACCAGAGGAATCTTGAGTACCATGGTGGCCAATTTGGCAGAAGATATCAGTCAGGAAAAATTGCAAGAAGCCTATCGTGAAAGCTATCAGTCGGAACCTTTTGTACAAGTGCTACGCGAGGGAACCTTTCCCAATACTAAATGGGTATATGGCTCTAACCAATGCCACATCCAGATTCAGAAGGATGACAGGACAGGAAGAGTAATTGTAGTTTCGGCAATAGACAACTTGGTTAAAGGTGCATCAGGACAAGCTGTCCAAAACATGAACCTATTATTTGGTTTAGAAGAGACCATGGGGCTAACGATGGCGCCCATGTTCCCCTAG
- a CDS encoding DUF1576 domain-containing protein yields the protein MRNSRLIMERDRIKILRLMAFLPLLLMIVGLGQTSVGGLLEGLKKIVFTSDLLLTDYIVVGGIGATLVNAGLVSTFNLWIISRQNIQINGSLLATFFTVMGFCFMGINLFNILPLYLGAYIYTRYQEIPFKNVILMSMLGTGISPVVSQLAFNSGLTFTQGLSIGIMAGILIGFIMPPLSAYLLRVHAGYNIYNIGFTAGLVGTILVGFMNAYGIEMVPASLASNGYSGELMLICLVVCLGLLYLGLSYNDWKIDGIRNLTKRSGRLVTDFTQLDGYGPTFINMSIMGVLSMLVVLIMDGTFNGPVMAGVFTVIGFSAFGKHPMNALPIMLGVYLAAATSIWEISSTAIVISALFGTTLAPIAGSYGMLAGVVAGFIHLLVVMNIGALHGGINLFNNGFSGGLVAAVLIPIFDAFKKGESL from the coding sequence ATGAGAAACAGTCGTTTGATCATGGAGAGGGACCGGATTAAGATTTTGAGATTGATGGCATTTTTGCCATTGCTTTTGATGATTGTCGGTTTAGGGCAGACCTCTGTAGGAGGACTGCTAGAAGGACTTAAAAAAATTGTTTTTACCTCGGATTTGTTATTAACAGATTATATTGTAGTAGGGGGGATTGGTGCAACCCTAGTCAACGCTGGGCTAGTATCTACTTTCAATCTATGGATTATCTCTAGACAGAACATACAAATCAATGGTTCTCTATTGGCTACCTTTTTTACTGTTATGGGCTTTTGTTTTATGGGTATCAATTTATTCAATATTTTACCTCTTTATTTGGGTGCCTATATATATACTCGCTACCAAGAGATACCCTTTAAAAATGTAATTCTTATGTCTATGTTGGGCACAGGAATTTCACCTGTAGTTAGCCAATTAGCGTTTAATTCGGGGCTCACGTTTACCCAGGGATTGTCAATTGGCATAATGGCTGGGATTTTGATTGGTTTCATCATGCCACCATTATCTGCATATCTTTTACGAGTACATGCTGGTTACAATATTTACAACATTGGTTTTACGGCAGGTTTAGTTGGAACCATATTGGTGGGTTTTATGAATGCGTATGGCATTGAAATGGTTCCTGCAAGTTTGGCTTCCAATGGATATTCTGGAGAACTGATGCTGATTTGTTTGGTTGTGTGCCTAGGACTACTCTATTTGGGGTTAAGCTATAATGACTGGAAAATTGATGGTATTAGAAATTTGACGAAACGGTCGGGACGTCTGGTTACCGATTTTACACAACTAGATGGTTATGGTCCTACTTTTATCAATATGAGTATTATGGGTGTCCTTTCAATGCTTGTGGTTTTGATTATGGATGGTACTTTCAATGGACCTGTTATGGCGGGAGTATTCACGGTAATCGGTTTTTCTGCTTTTGGAAAGCATCCTATGAACGCCTTGCCCATCATGTTGGGCGTATACTTGGCGGCGGCAACGAGCATTTGGGAGATTTCTTCCACAGCTATTGTCATATCTGCTTTGTTCGGAACTACCTTGGCTCCCATTGCAGGCAGCTATGGGATGCTAGCAGGCGTAGTCGCAGGTTTTATTCATCTTTTGGTGGTTATGAATATTGGTGCTTTACATGGGGGAATCAACTTATTTAACAATGGCTTTTCCGGAGGTTTAGTTGCAGCGGTGCTGATTCCAATATTTGATGCATTCAAGAAAGGGGAGTCTTTGTAA
- a CDS encoding MATE family efflux transporter yields MSELRTDRLGTERVGKLLRELSIPAILGMIINATYNVVDGIFIGRGVGSDALAGITVAFPINMISFAIIIMLATGGSAMFSIYLGSRDKENASYSIGNSYTLTGLMVGGFILLAMLFKGQILKAFGGSGEVLVYAEQYMTWVLPFHIVLAYQVLWENLTRAEGKARIAMSSIMMTSVLNIIMDYLFIMRFGWGVPGAAIATGLAQVLGTIYLGNYVFRHGQHLVVAKKYLKLKKNIVKPILGIGVSAFARQTTFSLQALILNNVVVSYGGDLGLAILGVLSRAFTFLVLPVFGVIQGMRPILSYNFGAKQMKRARETVKLSIWWATGFLLFGALCSQLFSQQIFAVFTEDPDLIREGARALRMTTMVFPIISVQMVGSASFQSLGRPILALIFSIIRQILLFIPLVLILPSFIGFDGIWWTYPIADVLAMLATGVVLIHEMNKLKETEKQAVHN; encoded by the coding sequence ATGAGTGAATTAAGAACCGACCGATTGGGTACGGAACGTGTAGGAAAATTATTGCGGGAATTATCCATTCCCGCAATTCTAGGTATGATCATCAATGCTACCTATAATGTGGTGGATGGCATATTTATTGGTAGAGGTGTAGGCAGCGATGCCCTTGCTGGAATTACAGTTGCTTTTCCAATTAATATGATTAGTTTTGCCATTATCATAATGTTAGCAACTGGAGGCTCGGCCATGTTCTCCATCTATCTTGGAAGCCGGGATAAGGAGAATGCCAGTTACAGCATCGGAAATAGTTACACCTTGACTGGTCTGATGGTAGGCGGATTTATTTTGCTTGCGATGCTTTTCAAAGGCCAAATTCTTAAGGCTTTCGGTGGTAGCGGAGAAGTACTGGTCTATGCGGAGCAGTATATGACTTGGGTTTTACCCTTTCACATAGTACTGGCCTACCAGGTGCTTTGGGAAAACTTAACCCGTGCTGAAGGAAAAGCTCGAATTGCAATGAGTTCTATTATGATGACCAGTGTCCTCAATATTATTATGGATTATCTATTTATTATGAGATTTGGCTGGGGCGTGCCTGGAGCGGCTATTGCTACAGGTTTAGCGCAGGTTTTAGGTACCATTTATCTAGGTAACTACGTATTTAGGCATGGCCAGCATCTGGTGGTTGCTAAAAAGTATTTGAAGCTCAAGAAAAATATTGTGAAACCTATTTTGGGTATTGGCGTATCGGCTTTTGCTAGACAAACAACCTTTAGTTTGCAGGCTTTGATTCTCAACAATGTGGTTGTTTCCTATGGTGGCGATTTAGGTTTGGCTATATTAGGTGTACTTTCCCGGGCTTTTACCTTTTTGGTGTTGCCTGTATTCGGCGTAATTCAAGGAATGAGACCTATTTTGAGTTACAACTTTGGGGCTAAACAAATGAAACGAGCTCGTGAAACAGTCAAACTGTCTATTTGGTGGGCCACAGGTTTTCTTCTATTTGGTGCGCTATGTTCTCAGCTTTTTTCCCAGCAAATATTTGCTGTTTTTACAGAGGACCCAGATTTGATTCGTGAAGGAGCTAGAGCTTTACGCATGACGACAATGGTATTCCCAATCATATCTGTACAGATGGTGGGTAGCGCTTCCTTCCAGTCACTTGGTCGGCCGATACTTGCGCTAATTTTTTCAATAATTCGTCAAATTTTGCTATTTATCCCCTTGGTGTTAATATTGCCTTCATTTATCGGATTCGACGGTATCTGGTGGACATATCCTATTGCTGACGTATTGGCGATGTTGGCAACTGGTGTGGTTTTAATACATGAAATGAACAAATTAAAGGAGACTGAAAAACAAGCTGTGCATAATTAA
- a CDS encoding leucyl aminopeptidase → MEFRILTKDEARRPGEIRIIPLVRDAYAGISSEEIALLENLGKKGVFSAKPQESYFSYIKENSVYQAVVFVGVKENDKESFEKAIGLGVKEAARNKATTAEIILRGAFCEIPYLRLATKACVLADYRFDKFKSEEDKKPSLVTVKMVLEALPEEAAQNVQEAMVIAEAVNLARDLVNEPANRQSADDLATFAHGLGQEYESLSVEVFHEKKIESLNMQAFLAVAGASANPPRFIVMRYQGNPESDKMQLGIAGKGIMYDTGGLSLKPSDHMKTMKTDMGGAAATIAMMEALARNHVKVNVVAVVAACENAIGAGNYRPGDIIDSMSGKTIFIANTDAEGRLTLADAVTYLSQVEKPERIIDIATLTGAAEVALGQTVTAVVSTDDDFYALAETASEEAGEKIWRLPAFEEFKEFNESEEADISNSGGRYAGAITAGLFVGAFVNEEPWIHLDIAGPSYTEKPSSIQQKGATGSGTALLYEIAKKLAEQV, encoded by the coding sequence ATGGAATTTAGAATCTTAACAAAAGATGAAGCCAGAAGACCTGGCGAAATCCGGATCATCCCTTTGGTTCGAGATGCCTATGCAGGTATCAGTTCTGAGGAAATTGCTTTGCTGGAAAATTTGGGCAAAAAGGGAGTATTTAGCGCCAAACCACAAGAAAGTTATTTTAGCTACATCAAGGAAAATTCTGTATACCAGGCCGTTGTCTTTGTGGGTGTTAAAGAAAATGACAAAGAGTCTTTTGAAAAAGCGATTGGCCTAGGGGTGAAAGAAGCAGCACGCAATAAGGCTACTACAGCAGAAATTATTTTGCGGGGTGCATTTTGTGAAATCCCCTATCTGCGCCTGGCTACCAAAGCCTGCGTACTAGCAGACTACCGTTTTGACAAGTTCAAAAGTGAAGAAGATAAGAAGCCGTCCTTGGTAACCGTGAAAATGGTATTAGAGGCACTTCCAGAAGAAGCTGCTCAAAATGTACAAGAAGCAATGGTGATTGCGGAAGCAGTGAATTTGGCAAGAGATCTAGTGAACGAACCTGCCAATCGCCAAAGTGCAGATGACTTGGCAACGTTTGCGCATGGGCTGGGACAGGAGTATGAATCCTTGTCTGTAGAAGTATTCCATGAGAAAAAAATCGAGTCTCTAAATATGCAAGCTTTCTTAGCTGTTGCGGGAGCATCCGCTAATCCGCCACGTTTCATTGTGATGCGCTATCAAGGTAACCCGGAGTCAGATAAGATGCAACTGGGTATCGCTGGGAAGGGCATCATGTACGACACGGGTGGCTTGTCATTGAAACCTTCAGACCACATGAAGACTATGAAAACAGATATGGGTGGTGCAGCTGCCACCATAGCAATGATGGAAGCCTTGGCACGAAATCATGTCAAAGTTAATGTGGTTGCCGTCGTTGCTGCTTGTGAAAATGCCATTGGTGCAGGCAATTATCGCCCGGGAGATATCATCGACAGTATGTCCGGGAAAACCATATTTATTGCCAATACGGATGCAGAAGGACGCTTGACCTTGGCCGATGCAGTAACCTATTTAAGCCAAGTTGAGAAACCTGAGCGCATTATTGATATTGCAACCTTGACGGGTGCTGCTGAAGTGGCTTTGGGGCAAACTGTGACGGCTGTGGTATCTACAGATGATGATTTCTATGCCCTTGCTGAAACTGCATCGGAGGAAGCTGGAGAAAAAATCTGGAGATTACCGGCTTTTGAGGAATTTAAAGAGTTTAATGAATCTGAAGAAGCAGATATAAGCAACTCTGGGGGGCGCTATGCTGGCGCGATTACGGCAGGCCTGTTTGTTGGCGCGTTTGTGAATGAGGAACCGTGGATTCATTTGGATATTGCGGGACCTTCTTACACTGAAAAACCGAGTAGCATACAACAAAAAGGCGCAACAGGTAGTGGAACAGCACTTCTATATGAGATTGCTAAAAAATTGGCTGAACAAGTATAA